GACGGTTCAGAGCCAGGTCCTCTTTGAAAAGGAAGTCTATAAACCTTAGACTATAGCATTCAGAATCTCAACTTTCAACTCTCAGTGAACGGCCACTGAATGCTCTCAAACATCCTCAATCGATCAATAGGACTGAATCCAGGATATAGTGAAGTTGAATGTATCACCCAACAGGGTTCACTCGGGTCGAGCCTCAAAGGTCCTGTGAGGTTTTCTGGAAAGTGAACCTATCGTTACTCTATCGCATACCACTTATTGACGTCTTGCTATCTAGATTTTAGATGATTTTGAGTACAATCGTCAATGTACCCTCGAAAATATCAATTCaggtatttttttttattgagAGTCAATGAAGTCCACTATCGTGAGCCTTCGAATGATGGCTCTGAGAGTATCAGTTTACAGGTCCTTGAATCCATGAACCCCTCAACAGGTCtgaatttcattttttaaGAACGGGAACGAATTATATCTTTTGAGTCCCCGAACGGAGTGGGACCGCCatcgcccgactcgagcgaagcgagaggagcagtggggtctggggcgaagccccagccgccggaggcagacagggcaacggggtctggggcggagccccagctgccggaggcagtgaagaggaaataaaaaagagtCGATTATAACATTTTGGACATGTAAGGCCCATCGAGCTCGTAGCCGAGTTTGGCGTAGTAGTTACGGACACCAACACCGGAGATAACGCTGAGTTTTTCGGAGCCGTGTTCTTCACGGGCGATGCGCTCGGCTTCTTCCATTAGAAGGGTGCCAAAACCCTGGTGCTGGAACTTTCGGGGGTCTCGCGAGTGGAGAGGCACCACTGATCCGTAGACGTGGAGTTCACGAACTAGCGAGGTGCGTTGAGAAGTCAGTTCGGGACGGAAAGTGGTCTTTTCTGAACACAGACGCAGTCTTAAAAGACCAATGAGAATGTCTTGTTTGGGGTCTTCATAACTGAGGAAAGTCTCCCAACCGCCGTTGGCAGTATAATCACGTCGAATGAGCTCGACCTGGTCTGGGTGTACTTTATGATGCACTTCTTGGATTCCGACTTCTCGAGCTCGCACGTCTCGACACTTGGTACCGAAATCCTTCATACGGGCAAGAGCCAGTTCTCGTAGATTACCATtctcaacaccagcagtCACCAATGGCATTGGAATATCACGCTGAACTCTATAAATACGGGTCCATGGTGGGACCAATGCCAGAATACGAGCTACCAAGTCAATAAGAGCATTGGCATTATACGATTTGTAAAGACCGTTTTTCCACAGCTCGTACAGACCAGTACCTCTAATGACCAGGGTAGGATACAGTTTGAGACCGTCAGTTCGGAAAGCAGGATTCTCAAAGTACTCTCTAAACTGGTCGAGATCTCGCTCCATGCCGACATTAGGCAGATCGGGCATCATATGACTGACAACTTTATATCCCGCATCCTTAGCAAGAGCAAATGTATTACACACTGCTTTGACGGTGTGACCACGGTTTGTATCACGAGCGACATCTTCATATACAGACTGTACACCGATTTCAAGACGGGTACAGCCATACCGTAGCATATCACTGAGATGTGTTTCTGTGCAGTAATCAGGTCTTGTCTCAA
The Sugiyamaella lignohabitans strain CBS 10342 chromosome A, complete sequence genome window above contains:
- the ELP3 gene encoding Elongator subunit ELP3 (Subunit of Elongator complex; Elongator is required for modification of wobble nucleosides in tRNA; exhibits histone acetyltransferase activity that is directed to histones H3 and H4; disruption confers resistance to K. lactis zymotoxin; GO_component: GO:0033588 - Elongator holoenzyme complex [Evidence IDA] [PMID 11689709]; GO_component: GO:0005737 - cytoplasm [Evidence IEA,IEA]; GO_component: GO:0005737 - cytoplasm [Evidence IDA] [PMID 12139626]; GO_component: GO:0005634 - nucleus [Evidence IEA,IEA]; GO_component: GO:0005634 - nucleus [Evidence IDA] [PMID 12139626]; GO_function: GO:0008080 - N-acetyltransferase activity [Evidence IEA]; GO_function: GO:0003824 - catalytic activity [Evidence IEA]; GO_function: GO:0004402 - histone acetyltransferase activity [Evidence IEA]; GO_function: GO:0004402 - histone acetyltransferase activity [Evidence IDA,ISS] [PMID 10445034]; GO_function: GO:0051536 - iron-sulfur cluster binding [Evidence IEA,IEA]; GO_function: GO:0046872 - metal ion binding [Evidence IEA]; GO_function: GO:0016740 - transferase activity [Evidence IEA]; GO_function: GO:0016746 - transferase activity, transferring acyl groups [Evidence IEA]; GO_process: GO:0016568 - chromatin modification [Evidence IEA]; GO_process: GO:0016573 - histone acetylation [Evidence IEA]; GO_process: GO:0015031 - protein transport [Evidence IEA]; GO_process: GO:0006357 - regulation of transcription from RNA polymerase II promoter [Evidence IMP] [PMID 11689709]; GO_process: GO:0006355 - regulation of transcription, DNA-templated [Evidence IEA]; GO_process: GO:0002098 - tRNA wobble uridine modification [Evidence IMP] [PMID 18755837]; GO_process: GO:0006351 - transcription, DNA-templated [Evidence IEA]; GO_process: GO:0006810 - transport [Evidence IEA]), which produces MSKKGPKGKQNLAPEHERFLACCADISLELIQSLQTNKDVNLNGLVGRLSKKYKLKAQPRLTDIISSIPDQYKKYLLPKLKAKPVRTASGIAVVAVMCKPHRCPHIAYTGNICVYCPGGPDSDFEYSTQSYTGYEPTSMRAIRARYDPYEQARGRIEQLRQLGHSIDKVEYIIMGGTFMSLSQQYRESFIANLHNALSGHTNTEDVDEAVLFSQQSQTKCVGITIETRPDYCTETHLSDMLRYGCTRLEIGVQSVYEDVARDTNRGHTVKAVCNTFALAKDAGYKVVSHMMPDLPNVGMERDLDQFREYFENPAFRTDGLKLYPTLVIRGTGLYELWKNGLYKSYNANALIDLVARILALVPPWTRIYRVQRDIPMPLVTAGVENGNLRELALARMKDFGTKCRDVRAREVGIQEVHHKVHPDQVELIRRDYTANGGWETFLSYEDPKQDILIGLLRLRLCSEKTTFRPELTSQRTSLVRELHVYGSVVPLHSRDPRKFQHQGFGTLLMEEAERIAREEHGSEKLSVISGVGVRNYYAKLGYELDGPYMSKML